The DNA window GGCTGAATGAGGCTGTTTTGGCACGATCCAAACTGGATAGCTGCCGGCGGGCAGGACAGCTATGCACCATCGGAAGGGAAATGACTTGGCTTGTTCCCACAGGGAGCAGGCTGATGGGCTTTCTCAGCACCTCCCCGAGCAAACAGGACCTCTCAGTGCTCTCTTGCTTGTCCTCAAGCCAATGCCTGTCTTGGGGATAGCTGCATGTCTCATGTACATGGGTCATCCCATGCTCATCGTGCTCATCTCAGCTGCCTCCTGGGCTCAAGGGGCCATCACGCTGCAAAGCACCCATCATCATAGCACCCACCACCCTGCACACCTGCCTTTTTGAGCGGGTGGATATTGTGGGAACGGggaacaagaagaaataatttgcaatgcacaaaaaattaggaaaatgatttatttcttctgcatctGCATCAGGAGCCAAAGAGCAATGAGGTGCATCCCCTGATCAAGCAATTCCCTGGCTGTCTTTGAGCTTGGAAAGCATGGAGGGAGGTAGGAAAACCATACCCCTGTGTGCCCACTTAGGAGGTTCACATCCCAAGCTAGAGGGGTCGGACCCTGCTGACCAAAGGAGGATTTTCAGTTCTTCCCACGGCCATGTCCCACACAGCAGCTCATGGGAACAGAACACCTCTGCCCAACCTCCCTCCTAGCGACGACCACCATCCTTGGTCCTTCTAAACCAGTTTCCCCACCTCCTGTTTCTCCAGCTGGCTTCAGATCCCGAGTTATTGCCATGCAGTGGTGAGGGCTCGTTCGCGGGGGAGATGCTGCCTGCCCAAACCCAGTAAAAGACCAACACACCGTTCATCCCAAGAGGATTTATTGGCATAGCAAGGTGAGATGGAGAGCCTGGTCTCCATAAGGACTTTTAAAGGGTTTACCAAGCAGCCGCAGGCCTTGGCAAACGTTCTGGTTTGTAGACCCTCACTTCTTCTTCCGCTTTCGAAGTTTGGTGCTGGGCTTCCCACCACGCTTGCCCCTGGTGAGGTGCCTTGATTCGGGGCATTCCCCCTCggaggctgggctggaggggtccaagcatgctgggctggcagagggggtggcaggagggggtCTGCTGGGGGAAGGGGCTGCGGCAGCCTCTGGGACTGGTGGTTCATGCTTCTgcggggtgctgggagggaatAACTCCAGCGTGTTGGAGGGCAGCAATAGCCAGTCCATATCTGCGGCAGGGGGGTCCTGTGGGCCGGCCACGGGCTGCAGTAAGGATCCCACAGCAGAGGCGATGGTGGCCAGGGAGCGGGACATGGTCCGGATCTCTCGGGTCACGGACAGCAGGTGCCTGTTTGCCCTGTGCTGAGCTTGCAGCAGGTGACTGCCCATCTTCAGGAGCTTATCCGCCTGCTGCACGTTGGACCTGGCCCAGCCACTGAAATCTTCCTGCAAGGAGGCCAGAGAGTCCTGGATGCTCCTGGCAGGAGGTGCAGCGTCCCCATGGGTTGGCCTTGagtcttcctctgcttcttcaCCCCTCTGCATCAGAAGGGTTGGAGGTATGGGTTGGGTGGGGGACACATCCCCTTCCTGGTCTGGACACACGTGTCCTCCGCCGCCGGAGGGGTCGGACACGGGGGCACAGCACTGGTGGTGGGCAGGCAGCCCCATGGGGAGACCTCCATGCAGTTGGCAATCCTCCCCAGCAGGCTCGAGGTTGAGGATCGGGATGGTCTCGTCTTCGGATGGGGAGTCGTGCTGAGGAGCGGAGGTACCTGttgtggggagaggggctgaagggaggaggaggagagaatcAGGGGTCAGAGGGTCCTCCCAGCCTGCCTGGGTGGGGTGGAGAGGGGAGACAGGGACGATGCCTACCATGCGATGGAGATGCAAAGAGTGGGGTGGAAGGCAGCTTGTCCCCAGGAGACCCCAAGCTCCATCCAGGACATCACCCCTGGGCTCTTCTATGGACCATCCATAGCCCATGAGCTTGCCCTGGGGAGCTCAGTGGTGGACGCCCAGAGGGCCAAGGAGGACACTGGTCATAGCCCAGGTCTGAAGACAGCAGCAGGGGGAGGGAGCAGAAGACCCCACAAAGTCTATTCCTcccattgctttttttcccccccattttcTGGAAGGATGCTACCACCTTCTGACCAAACCTGGATCCTTCAGCACACCAGCCCTGCACACACCATGGATGCCAAGGCCTACACCATTCCCAAaccaccagcacctctgccacagcactgctgcagaagagctggGGGAAGACCTGGGCAAACCCAGCAGCGGTCACAGATCTCTGGCCATCCCAGTCGGGAAGTGCTCCCAGGGAACTTTTTGCCTTCCCGGTTCGATACGCGATCCCAAGGTGGTAATCAACAACCCGAAAGGGGAATTGCCCCAGATGGTTGTGGACAAAGGTTGAGCAAAGACAAAGTGGCTGGAGATCTGAGGAGCAGGAGTGGTCAGTGGGCAGCAGCACACTAAGGCCTGGAGGATGGTTATGACCCTGAGGGACCTGCACATGTCACCAGCACAAACATTTCTCAGAGAGGATGCAGAGTTGATCCAACCCTTCCAGCTACTTCCTCCTTGCCAACACCAGCCTCTGCGAGCCCCTGCTCTACGCGCCCTGTCTCCAGGTGCCACTCACCTCCCTTGCCCTTCAACCCACAACATGGCTCCATCCCAAGCGATTCACCATGTTCCCTCCCAGTACAATCGCGTTTGGGGGACTGCCGTACTCCACAAGGGCAAGAGATAAGTGTTGCTTTGGAAGTGATGGATGCAACAACTGCTTCTCGTCCTTGGGGGAGGTTGGAGTGCGCCCACCGCATGAGCAAAGGCTGGAGGCACAGATCCATCAAGTCACCAGGTGGAAGGAGACTTGAAACCCATGGAGAATAAGGTCTAACCAGGCATTATAACCTTCAACCCTGCTTTcaatccccccctccccagccctcctggccAAGTGCCTTCTCACCTGGATGCCCCGTGACGCGCTCCACCAGTGcctgcagcctggctctgcaCTCCGCAAAGTTCCTGGGCTGTGCTTGGTCATCGGCCACCACCAACCGCAGCcgctgcagctcctccagcgACTCCTTGATGAAGGGCTGCATGTCCATCACCTCCTGCTCCGTGGCGTAGAGGCCCATCTTCTCCACCAGCCGCTCGCCTGCCTCCATCCGCCGCAGCACCCCCTCCACGTGCTGCAGCTCCCTCGCCAGCTCCCGCCGGCCCTGCTCCTGCCGCGcctccaccagccccagcagctcctcttccTCGCGCCGGATCAGCTGCACCAGCTGCTCTGCGCGCTGCCGGACCAGCTCCCGCATCTCCCGCTGCGCCCGCTCCAGCCGCACGGCCTCATTCTGCAGCACCGTGTAGGTGGCCTCGAAGCCgcttctcttctgcttcaggTCCTGGTTGATGGTGCTGAGCTCCTCCTGCCTGCGCTGGGTCTCGCTGCGGATGTCGCAGAACGGGGCGTGCTGGCTGTCCAGCAGCGCGCAGATGCAGCACATGGGCTTGCAGCACTTCTTGCAGTAGACGCTATGAGGCCAAGCACAAGCAGAGCAGTAACTCAGACCACGCCCTTTGCAATTCATTCATTTATCAAATTGCAAAGTCATTCGTGCATTGAATTTAAGTCACCACCAAGTTCGGGCCAGGCATTTGGTTTTATACTCTCCCaattgcaaaaaaatacattggtTCACTATCTCCACAGggtttctgctcctctgctggcCTGGCTGAAGTCACTGTGGTGATGGTGCAAGCATTATGGTGGACATTCATCCACGCACTACAAGGGCAGTGAAGAAATGAGCTCTCTGCCCTTCCACGAGCGCTTATTGGGGTTATGTATAAGAATATAAGACCTAAGAGCATCTTATCTCCATAAGATGCCTAAAGCAAGAATATAAGAAGTGGGGAGTGGAGATCATCATCCATCCTTCATATAAGTCCTGGTAGCCTTGGCAAGAGGTAGGCTAGGGACATGCTGAGGCAGCGGTTGCATCTGGGCCATCATGGCTAGCACCAGTGCTGGCCTCCACGGATGCTCTAGCCCCTTCCCCTCTCACTCAGACTTTCCCTTGAGGGCATTTAAAACTTGTCCTGCACTGCACCCATGCTATTCCCCAAATGCTCTCCAAGCTGGTCTAGCACCATCAGCAAAACATACCCTTCTCTGCTGTCCATCATGGCAGCTGAAGCAACAGGCCTTCTTCTTGCTGAGCTCCATCAACCTCACCCTCCTTACCCTAGCAAGGAGCACCCCACACACTCCTCTCCCTTTGTCTACCCTGTCCCCACTCTCCCATCATCAGCTCAAACCTGGCTTCATCCAAACCCTCCGTCCATGCCCCGGAGCCCatcattcactacttcccaccCATCTTCTCCATGACATGGTGGCTATCAGGGCAGcagagggacagggacacccTGCTCAGTCCCATCATGGACTAGCCCAAAGAGATTTGTGACAAGAAACCACCCAGATGGGGACAGACCTCCTTCGACCTACCTTACAGTCTCGTTCTTGTGGGTTGGGTTGGCGCAGGACAAGTTACCGGTCCTCCTGGTGACCTCGAGGAAGTCCTCAGCAGACCCTGCCCTGATGTCCATCACCTTATTGGCTTTGTGCCTCTCCCTCTTTAGGTACTGCTGGTGGGCCTCGAAGCACTTGGTGCAGAGGAACTCCTCGCACTCGGAGCACCAGAACTCGCTGGCTTTCTTGCAGTTGTCGCAGAACAAGTCAATTCCATCAACGATCTTCTTGTAAACCTTGAGCCTGGCCTGCAGGTTGGTGAAGAGCAGGTTGTCCATGTCGCGGATGCTGCTGGCCTGCGGGATGACCGTCCGGCACACGGGGCACTGCCCAATGAGCTTGTTCTTGTTCAGGCAGTCGAGGCACAAGGTGTGGAGGCAGGTGAGGAGCTTGAGGTTGGGCGATTCCTGTTGGCAGCCCTCGCAGAGGATGAACTGGAAGTCAGCTTCTAGGAGCTTGGGGAGgtagggagagaggaagaggaatgaGAGCTGGGGTGTGTTTTTAAGAGCTTCTGAAACCACATCTTGGAGGGGGGGAGGTGACCTGCAAACTGCACTTGGAGCCACCAGTGAGCAACCACTTCCCACCAGTGATGCCCAGGCCCTGTAAGCTGTCTGGAGATGGCCTGTGCACCGTGGCAGGGTTGGATGGACAGGGCCCTGCTGAGGGCTTCTTCTCCCTCTAGCAAAGAGGGAATGGGATGGTCCCCCCGTctatggggctggggtgggggggtgcagAGGGGCAGCACAGAGGATGGGGGCACAGAGGAAGTATCCAAAGACCCCTGGATGACACTCTGGCAGGGTGGGGACCATCCTCCCATCCATCCCCCTCCCGCCCCCACTTCGCTCAGCCCATCCCTCtggcctcctgcctccctccttcccccatctGTGCCTtcgcagggctgggggggggggctgcattGGGGACcagccccccctctccccaccaacCACCAAACCAGAGAGGGGGGGAACACCCCACAACTCTTATCCTCACCTCTTAGGGCCGGGGACTTTCTGGTGGCCgggacaccccccccacccccgccaaGCCCCCTGCCCGCCGGAGCCCACCGCCCGCATCCCCCCAaccctccatccatccatccatccatccatccatccatccatccctggAGCAGCCGGCGCTCACCTgggggccggggctggaggTGGCCATGGCGGGGCGGGCAAGGCGGGCAGCCCCACCGCTGCCTGTACTTTCGgtttctcctgctctccagaTAACTCCTCCTCcgtggagggaggagggaagctgCAGAGCCCGCTGGGGTTGCAGGGCTGCACCATGGGGACCACCACGGAACGGGGACCACCACGGAATGGGGACCACCACGGAATGTAT is part of the Nyctibius grandis isolate bNycGra1 chromosome 11, bNycGra1.pri, whole genome shotgun sequence genome and encodes:
- the LOC137668924 gene encoding protein PML-like, translating into MATSSPGPQLLEADFQFILCEGCQQESPNLKLLTCLHTLCLDCLNKNKLIGQCPVCRTVIPQASSIRDMDNLLFTNLQARLKVYKKIVDGIDLFCDNCKKASEFWCSECEEFLCTKCFEAHQQYLKRERHKANKVMDIRAGSAEDFLEVTRRTGNLSCANPTHKNETVSVYCKKCCKPMCCICALLDSQHAPFCDIRSETQRRQEELSTINQDLKQKRSGFEATYTVLQNEAVRLERAQREMRELVRQRAEQLVQLIRREEEELLGLVEARQEQGRRELARELQHVEGVLRRMEAGERLVEKMGLYATEQEVMDMQPFIKESLEELQRLRLVVADDQAQPRNFAECRARLQALVERVTGHPAPLPTTGTSAPQHDSPSEDETIPILNLEPAGEDCQLHGGLPMGLPAHHQCCAPVSDPSGGGGHVCPDQEGDVSPTQPIPPTLLMQRGEEAEEDSRPTHGDAAPPARSIQDSLASLQEDFSGWARSNVQQADKLLKMGSHLLQAQHRANRHLLSVTREIRTMSRSLATIASAVGSLLQPVAGPQDPPAADMDWLLLPSNTLELFPPSTPQKHEPPVPEAAAAPSPSRPPPATPSASPACLDPSSPASEGECPESRHLTRGKRGGKPSTKLRKRKKK